A part of Desulfobacter sp. genomic DNA contains:
- a CDS encoding methyltransferase domain-containing protein: MNLKTVLHVGCGPRQSGILHPSFGKSDWKEIRLDINPDVEPDIVASITHMDSVENSKMDAIYSSHNLEHLYPHEVDLCLKEFLRVLKSDGFALIAVPNLKHVAKLIAEDKLEVPAYQSPAGPIFPLDMVYGFRPAIAAGNTYMAHKTGFTPKSLGQALIDAGFAWAKWAEDINFGLWIKGYKTPPPKEIADQPLW; the protein is encoded by the coding sequence ATGAACCTGAAAACAGTGCTTCATGTGGGATGCGGTCCCAGGCAGTCGGGGATACTTCACCCGTCGTTTGGGAAAAGTGACTGGAAGGAGATTCGTTTGGATATAAATCCAGATGTTGAGCCTGACATTGTGGCCTCCATAACCCATATGGACAGTGTGGAGAATTCTAAAATGGATGCCATCTATTCATCGCATAATTTGGAACATCTTTATCCCCATGAGGTTGATCTCTGCTTGAAAGAGTTTTTGCGGGTTCTCAAATCGGATGGCTTTGCCCTGATTGCGGTGCCGAACTTAAAGCATGTTGCCAAGCTTATCGCGGAAGATAAACTGGAGGTCCCGGCATACCAGTCGCCTGCCGGTCCGATATTTCCTTTGGATATGGTGTACGGGTTCAGGCCGGCGATTGCAGCAGGGAACACATACATGGCCCATAAAACCGGTTTCACACCTAAAAGCCTTGGGCAGGCCCTGATTGATGCTGGATTTGCCTGGGCAAAATGGGCGGAGGATATTAATTTCGGATTGTGGATAAAGGGATACAAAACCCCTCCGCCAAAAGAAATCGCAGACCAGCCGTTATGGTAG
- a CDS encoding flagellar protein FlaB encodes MALRINTNIASMNAHKQLINTDSKLSDSLERLSSGLRINKAADDASGMAIADSLRSQALGLGQAIRNGNDGISIVQTADAALQESINIVNTIKQKSIQAAQDGQTTESRKAIQSDISKLREELDTIAKTTAFNNQKLLSGNFTNKKFQIGAYAGETVDISIQSTEATKIGHITTSDLTFAGEGTTELNIYSNLLDQTFSLNTIDIQYNNSRENSLGAVADAINKLSDVLGISATASVESKTESNIVAGSTDASFAINGITIGALNVAENDADGALVAAINNKTSEHGVTASVDQAGVLTLTSTDDRAIEVTMGADTQAVMGGTEDMSTLGKVEVRQEGTSQITITDANAEAGIAVSVGGDGLLKVGAITNTGEVMELASGTLLDAGTTIASGSNLQGSFKTTLDTTMASGSNIVGEGTIIQSGSTIGSGTTIQADLRIDQLGAVTTDNSTLASGSLLKAGAAGGDTIIESGSRFEGDVSAHLSGSASGAVVVSGGYTYIAAGETAQLTSDFTTTGTTLLATGSDLHTDTVIAAGSTVYADMTTNQIGTTVADMTVQGGSVFETGTTFKTGTELKNNVMVGSGEISGDSMTLSKASTIGANSSLATGSSLGGNATTVDDEVVADGKDMLLARNSDIASGSTLTAGTVLTNDIIATGGEVYKEGMTLDKDIVTSGNVALTKAMVINSGSILKSGTILGQNTTAADDRVDSFTTQGEAYRLSDVDVTTQEGAQIGIAVADAALKALDKVRSDLGSVQNQLTSTIANISTTKVNVSSAESTIRDVDFAEESANFTKMQILSQAGTFAMSQANSSAQQVLSLLQ; translated from the coding sequence ATGGCATTAAGAATTAATACCAATATCGCGTCAATGAACGCCCACAAGCAGTTGATTAATACAGACAGCAAGCTGTCTGATTCCCTGGAACGCCTGTCTTCAGGCCTCCGGATCAACAAGGCCGCAGATGACGCGTCGGGTATGGCTATTGCTGACTCCCTGCGTTCCCAGGCACTGGGCCTGGGTCAGGCCATCAGAAACGGCAATGACGGTATCTCCATCGTTCAGACCGCTGATGCTGCCCTGCAGGAGTCCATCAATATTGTTAACACCATTAAACAGAAATCCATCCAGGCTGCCCAGGACGGCCAGACCACCGAATCCCGGAAAGCCATTCAGTCGGATATTTCTAAGCTCAGGGAAGAGCTGGACACCATTGCCAAGACAACGGCATTCAACAATCAGAAACTGCTGTCCGGTAATTTCACCAATAAAAAATTTCAGATCGGTGCCTATGCCGGTGAAACAGTGGATATTTCCATTCAGTCCACCGAAGCGACTAAAATTGGTCATATCACCACGTCTGATCTGACATTTGCCGGTGAAGGAACAACAGAACTGAACATCTATTCCAATCTTCTGGATCAGACCTTCAGCCTGAACACCATTGATATTCAGTACAACAACAGCCGGGAAAACAGCCTGGGTGCAGTTGCTGATGCCATCAATAAACTGAGTGATGTCCTCGGTATCAGTGCCACGGCTTCGGTCGAAAGCAAAACCGAGAGTAATATTGTGGCCGGTTCCACAGATGCCAGTTTTGCCATCAACGGGATCACCATCGGCGCCCTGAATGTTGCGGAAAATGATGCTGACGGCGCTCTGGTTGCGGCCATCAACAATAAAACCAGCGAGCATGGTGTAACGGCATCCGTTGACCAGGCTGGTGTGTTGACACTGACATCCACTGATGACCGGGCAATTGAAGTCACCATGGGCGCTGATACCCAAGCGGTTATGGGCGGTACCGAAGATATGTCCACGCTTGGAAAGGTTGAGGTCCGTCAGGAAGGCACCAGCCAGATTACCATCACCGATGCCAATGCCGAGGCCGGCATTGCCGTATCTGTTGGGGGCGACGGCCTGTTGAAGGTCGGAGCAATCACTAATACCGGCGAAGTAATGGAACTTGCTTCCGGTACGCTTCTGGATGCCGGTACAACAATTGCCTCGGGTTCAAACCTGCAGGGCAGTTTCAAGACCACGCTGGATACCACCATGGCCAGCGGCAGCAATATCGTTGGTGAAGGGACCATCATCCAGTCCGGGTCCACCATCGGTTCCGGTACCACCATCCAGGCGGACTTGAGGATTGATCAGCTGGGCGCCGTAACTACGGATAATAGTACTTTGGCTTCTGGTTCCTTGCTTAAGGCGGGTGCAGCTGGTGGTGATACCATCATTGAATCTGGTTCCAGGTTTGAGGGTGATGTCTCTGCCCACCTGTCTGGTAGTGCCTCTGGGGCAGTTGTTGTTAGTGGCGGTTATACCTATATCGCTGCCGGTGAAACAGCACAGTTGACATCTGATTTTACGACTACTGGCACAACGCTGCTGGCAACCGGTTCGGATCTGCATACGGATACTGTTATCGCAGCAGGTTCAACGGTGTATGCGGATATGACCACCAACCAGATCGGCACCACCGTGGCGGATATGACGGTTCAGGGCGGGTCTGTGTTTGAAACGGGAACCACCTTTAAGACGGGAACCGAGCTTAAAAACAATGTCATGGTCGGGTCCGGTGAAATCAGCGGGGATTCCATGACGCTGAGCAAGGCTTCCACCATCGGGGCCAACTCTTCCCTTGCCACGGGATCTTCCCTTGGCGGGAATGCCACAACCGTGGATGACGAAGTCGTTGCCGACGGCAAGGATATGCTCCTGGCACGAAACAGTGATATTGCCTCAGGTTCCACACTGACAGCCGGTACGGTTCTGACAAATGACATCATTGCCACAGGGGGCGAGGTCTACAAGGAAGGCATGACCCTTGACAAGGATATTGTCACCAGCGGTAACGTGGCCCTGACAAAGGCGATGGTTATCAACTCCGGCTCTATTCTGAAATCCGGAACCATACTGGGGCAGAATACAACGGCAGCAGATGATCGGGTAGACTCCTTTACGACTCAGGGGGAAGCCTATCGTCTGTCCGATGTTGATGTGACCACCCAGGAAGGGGCACAGATAGGCATTGCGGTGGCCGATGCGGCCTTGAAAGCATTGGATAAGGTCCGGTCAGACCTGGGTTCAGTTCAGAACCAGTTGACCTCCACCATTGCCAATATTTCAACCACCAAGGTAAATGTCTCCTCCGCTGAATCCACCATTCGTGATGTGGATTTTGCCGAAGAATCAGCAAACTTCACCAAGATGCAGATTCTGAGCCAGGCAGGTACATTTGCAATGTCCCAGGCCAATTCCAGTGCACAGCAAGTGCTGAGCCTGCTCCAGTAA
- the fliD gene encoding flagellar filament capping protein FliD gives MATGSITSLGLGSGLDLQNILDQLREADEAVITTKKNQKTDIQSRVDAYNTVNAKLFNIKSHALNLSLESNFLNNSVSVTDENVVAATVGDGYDAANYSLEVTQKARRNSWESAGLASKTEVMFGEPAGIADHDTTAATTQPETLTIQYGKPGEEKDITVSLTAGMTLEEITDAVNNASGNKGDDGNPLVKAAFTKAADGDYYIRLSAENGGNTEDSQITVNSFDWIAADETVSIAQGTETMFLSVPPGTSYQAMANLINGAENNPGVTAKMIDNGSDTNPYQLTLTSKDTGEDARLTLTNLDGLTEVTGAGGDSLNAEFTVDGIAYSRQSNTSIKDVIDGVTLELKNTGTSTLNVEINRDTVKSEVTEMIEDFNDLVAYILGKDDTSTEDSEETDETNPLENESSAKRIVSKLQALVSTVIDVDSQYKSMTDLGLSIDRNGTITIDEDTLNSAIASDPDAVKALFLGDSSKEVAGLGDLFNDTITDMVSTTGIASTEIDEGEARIKRLNDDIEEETTRLDKKYEVMTRQFAEMDKVINQIQAQGKALDMLVEQTSNSNSGS, from the coding sequence ATGGCAACAGGATCAATTACTTCATTGGGTTTGGGCTCAGGGCTTGACCTTCAGAATATTCTTGATCAGCTTAGGGAAGCTGATGAGGCCGTCATCACCACTAAGAAAAATCAAAAGACGGATATTCAGTCCCGGGTGGACGCCTATAATACGGTAAATGCAAAATTGTTCAACATCAAATCCCATGCCCTGAACCTTTCCCTGGAGTCCAATTTTCTGAATAACTCTGTTTCGGTGACGGATGAAAATGTGGTGGCCGCCACAGTGGGGGACGGGTATGACGCCGCCAACTACAGCCTTGAGGTGACCCAAAAGGCCAGGCGGAACTCATGGGAATCGGCGGGACTGGCCAGCAAAACAGAAGTGATGTTTGGCGAACCTGCAGGGATTGCAGACCATGATACCACAGCCGCCACTACCCAGCCTGAAACCCTGACCATCCAATACGGCAAGCCTGGGGAGGAGAAGGATATCACCGTCAGCCTCACCGCCGGCATGACATTGGAAGAGATCACCGATGCAGTGAACAATGCCTCCGGAAACAAGGGAGATGACGGCAATCCACTGGTAAAGGCAGCTTTTACCAAAGCGGCGGACGGGGATTATTATATCCGTCTTTCTGCTGAAAACGGCGGAAACACAGAAGACTCACAGATCACGGTGAACAGTTTCGACTGGATTGCAGCCGACGAGACCGTTTCCATTGCCCAGGGGACGGAAACCATGTTCCTGAGTGTGCCCCCCGGGACCTCCTACCAGGCCATGGCCAACCTCATTAACGGGGCGGAGAACAATCCCGGGGTCACGGCAAAAATGATCGACAACGGCAGCGACACCAACCCCTATCAGCTCACCCTCACCTCCAAGGATACCGGAGAAGATGCCAGACTGACCCTGACCAACCTGGATGGTCTCACCGAGGTCACCGGCGCCGGGGGGGACTCCCTCAACGCCGAATTCACCGTGGACGGGATCGCCTATTCCCGGCAGTCCAACACCAGTATCAAGGATGTTATCGACGGGGTAACCCTTGAACTGAAAAACACAGGCACATCCACTCTGAATGTAGAAATCAACCGGGATACGGTAAAATCGGAAGTCACCGAAATGATCGAGGACTTCAACGACCTTGTCGCATATATTCTGGGGAAAGACGACACCTCCACCGAAGACTCGGAGGAGACAGACGAAACCAATCCCCTGGAAAATGAAAGCTCTGCAAAACGAATTGTGTCCAAACTCCAGGCGCTGGTATCCACCGTCATAGATGTGGACTCCCAATACAAAAGCATGACCGACCTGGGCCTGAGTATTGACAGGAACGGCACCATCACCATTGATGAAGACACACTCAATTCCGCCATAGCCTCCGACCCGGATGCCGTAAAGGCCCTTTTCCTTGGGGATTCTTCCAAAGAGGTGGCGGGGCTGGGAGATCTTTTCAATGACACCATTACAGACATGGTCAGCACCACAGGCATTGCCTCCACTGAAATTGATGAGGGGGAAGCCAGGATTAAGCGCCTGAATGACGATATAGAAGAAGAAACAACACGCCTTGACAAAAAATATGAAGTCATGACCAGGCAGTTTGCTGAAATGGATAAGGTAATCAACCAGATTCAGGCCCAGGGCAAGGCCCTGGACATGCTGGTTGAGCAGACCAGTAATTCAAATTCCGGCAGTTGA
- the fliS gene encoding flagellar export chaperone FliS translates to MAAYQQVNNYLTNYYEGMTPEQLILLLFNGALNRLTLTKEGIIEKDAKKKGENLSKAIAIISELNASVDASMEDESTIFLRGLYTAILTELPKVTLNNDLTTLGRAHRYITRLKEIWESDVMCMEKKSKENTQAAKPAPAASAYAASGGNAKDFRSISV, encoded by the coding sequence ATGGCAGCGTATCAACAGGTCAACAATTATCTGACAAACTATTATGAGGGCATGACCCCGGAACAGCTTATCCTATTGCTCTTTAACGGGGCCTTAAACCGCCTGACTCTGACCAAAGAGGGGATCATTGAAAAGGACGCGAAGAAAAAAGGGGAGAACCTCTCCAAGGCCATTGCCATTATTTCAGAGTTAAACGCCTCTGTGGATGCCAGTATGGAAGATGAGTCCACCATCTTTCTGCGCGGCCTCTACACCGCTATTTTGACAGAACTGCCCAAGGTAACCCTGAACAACGACCTGACCACCCTGGGCCGGGCCCACCGGTATATCACCCGTTTAAAGGAAATCTGGGAAAGCGATGTCATGTGCATGGAGAAAAAATCAAAAGAAAATACCCAGGCAGCCAAACCGGCGCCGGCAGCGTCGGCCTATGCCGCTTCAGGGGGGAACGCCAAAGACTTTAGATCCATTTCCGTTTGA
- a CDS encoding flagellar protein FlaG encodes MNIQTINPVNGAERVADTATQTKVAYPPPPNRPDVVEEITKAEEKVREEKESVLSADDVKELTEQMNEVMDELQTSLGFSIREEMNHLVVIEVKDRNTDELIKQIPSEELLAIKEKMDEFTGLLFDQKA; translated from the coding sequence ATGAATATCCAAACCATAAACCCGGTCAACGGCGCGGAAAGAGTGGCGGATACCGCCACCCAGACCAAAGTGGCATATCCGCCGCCGCCCAACAGACCTGATGTCGTGGAAGAAATAACCAAAGCCGAAGAAAAAGTGCGCGAGGAAAAAGAGTCTGTTTTATCCGCCGATGATGTCAAGGAACTGACCGAACAAATGAACGAGGTCATGGATGAACTCCAGACCAGCCTGGGCTTTTCCATTAGAGAAGAAATGAACCATCTGGTGGTTATTGAGGTCAAGGACAGGAACACCGATGAACTGATCAAACAGATCCCGTCCGAAGAACTGTTGGCCATCAAGGAAAAAATGGATGAATTTACAGGCCTTCTGTTTGACCAAAAAGCCTGA
- the fliW gene encoding flagellar assembly protein FliW: protein MKLATLKYGEIEIDDATILSMPEGLPGFEGLEKFVLIEDPQSSPFCWFQSVEDPNLSLVVMDPLVFKPDYRIQLNGVIRDMGWQGVEEKDLYIYVVINIFGNKEKRKITANLMGPLVINLNAGQAVQAVLPDSGYESQYVILDTSSAKE, encoded by the coding sequence TTGAAGCTGGCAACTTTAAAATACGGTGAAATAGAAATCGATGATGCAACCATACTCTCAATGCCCGAGGGGCTGCCCGGATTTGAGGGGCTTGAAAAGTTTGTCCTCATTGAAGACCCCCAATCGTCACCGTTCTGTTGGTTTCAGTCTGTGGAGGACCCCAATCTTTCCCTGGTGGTTATGGACCCCCTGGTGTTTAAGCCCGATTACCGTATCCAACTCAACGGCGTTATCCGGGATATGGGATGGCAGGGTGTGGAAGAAAAAGACCTTTACATCTACGTGGTCATCAATATTTTCGGCAATAAAGAAAAACGGAAAATAACCGCAAACCTCATGGGGCCCCTGGTCATCAATCTCAATGCCGGCCAGGCGGTTCAGGCGGTACTTCCCGATTCAGGCTACGAGAGCCAGTATGTAATCCTGGATACCTCTTCAGCCAAGGAATAA
- the csrA gene encoding carbon storage regulator CsrA, with protein sequence MLVLSRKVKEQIKIGDNIVVSVLGIEGNSVKIGIEAPGKISILRMEVFEQIQKENIGSAAGAPEDISQAAALVKKRFIKEQKD encoded by the coding sequence ATGCTTGTATTGTCCAGGAAAGTTAAAGAACAGATAAAAATCGGAGACAATATCGTCGTCAGTGTCCTGGGAATTGAGGGGAATAGTGTGAAGATCGGCATTGAGGCCCCGGGTAAGATTTCTATTCTGAGGATGGAAGTCTTCGAGCAGATCCAGAAGGAGAATATCGGGTCTGCCGCCGGAGCGCCCGAGGATATCTCCCAGGCTGCTGCGCTGGTTAAAAAAAGGTTTATCAAGGAGCAGAAAGATTGA
- the flgL gene encoding flagellar hook-associated protein FlgL, with protein MRVPNINTYYTSTYRLGNLTEDLKNANEVVSTQKRINEISDDPLGLSQVLSLKNSVGNLEQIKENVTMGKSWLEAGEAAMDSVNKLILEAKSNAAKLANDSVTADERLDAIERIDSIIEQIVSLGNTQVNGSYIFGGTETDVPPFEVVTVNGEEKVIYKGNDTRFQIRTDRGAEVQVGRDGHETFWDTKIAINTTNNTIVFREDNGHGTASEKVLRATIPDGEYSTEDLETAVKNALNEASANDGYGANYVVDYDADTQTFSIREDGAYPGYLRTEFMWETGEDAYLTNVKTAGVDPDDVTVTVLNKNAMTIDTPEPFGTEPFTLTWQGNDTWKVDNNPGYHIFPETISGKRDYVAVDLDNNGSPDIELKLDTPVAQRGHSVSFEIVSAKGDHSTGHEIGFPGDNTVHAQPTSDQNATFVTELTIGVNDEIVFVETPDSTLPGTTRTAQLNTTGFPVVWTDMDALAQHIETQMEAAVPASTVNYSVTYDKEESRFILREDGSSLDELQVLWDQNANTRAAASTLGFYQQTDTSTQPASNIMTQMNITLTNDNNTIAFRETNGVGVQGGALTVKVPEGNYKTAADLETAIETAMNNESAIRGYGVTYDAAYDPVSHRFSIQRAGGAALNGLDMLWNSAGVTSMASTLGFDAVDDSVAAPPANVHTGDKDMVLLTFDTTNNAVDFQEIGIDGKVSDEIHIRIPEGEYTDMTDVATELQAELRKASPNNVDYVVEYDYTAGQFQIKGSDENIKGFNLLWLNGGNYDENARNMLGFFGDASVSAPQSDAPVVNIKIDGTNNIIDFMEIKTGSSGKKTSILAAEIEPGYYTSHERLAKEVEKAIEAESRSHGQNIDYTVTWDSETKKFTIKENGTELDEFHLMWNSGDHAAASAGGTGESAAGILGFDSASDDIYSPMESQREVEWGIFTTLLDMKQYLSENDRDGIERTIGRLETDYDSMTSKIVDSGMRFSRLDVRDNITNEVKLSLNERRSNIEDADMIESVMKLQGIETAYKAALSATSKVLNISLVDYLR; from the coding sequence ATGAGGGTTCCCAACATAAACACCTATTATACATCCACCTACCGTCTGGGTAATCTCACCGAAGATTTGAAAAACGCCAATGAGGTGGTCAGCACCCAGAAACGGATCAATGAGATTTCCGATGATCCCCTGGGGCTGAGCCAGGTCCTGTCCCTGAAAAATTCCGTGGGCAACCTGGAGCAGATCAAGGAAAATGTCACCATGGGCAAATCCTGGCTGGAAGCCGGGGAAGCGGCCATGGACAGTGTGAATAAGCTTATTCTCGAGGCCAAGTCCAATGCCGCCAAGCTGGCCAATGATTCGGTAACGGCGGACGAACGCCTGGATGCCATCGAACGGATCGACAGTATTATTGAACAGATTGTCTCTCTGGGGAATACCCAGGTCAACGGAAGCTATATTTTCGGGGGCACGGAAACCGATGTCCCGCCCTTTGAAGTGGTTACGGTGAACGGCGAGGAGAAGGTGATCTACAAAGGCAACGACACACGCTTCCAGATCCGGACGGACAGGGGCGCCGAGGTCCAGGTGGGCCGGGACGGCCATGAAACCTTCTGGGACACCAAAATTGCCATCAATACCACCAACAACACCATTGTGTTCAGAGAAGACAACGGCCACGGAACGGCATCGGAAAAGGTCCTGAGGGCCACCATCCCCGACGGGGAATATTCCACTGAAGACCTGGAGACCGCAGTCAAGAACGCGTTGAACGAAGCCTCGGCCAATGACGGCTACGGGGCGAACTACGTGGTGGATTACGATGCCGATACCCAGACATTTTCCATCCGTGAGGACGGCGCCTATCCCGGGTATCTGAGGACGGAATTCATGTGGGAAACCGGGGAGGATGCCTATCTTACCAATGTGAAAACCGCTGGAGTGGATCCCGATGATGTAACAGTGACGGTCTTGAACAAGAATGCCATGACCATTGATACCCCGGAGCCCTTCGGCACCGAACCCTTTACCCTTACATGGCAGGGCAACGATACCTGGAAGGTGGATAACAATCCCGGGTACCATATTTTTCCGGAAACCATTTCCGGTAAACGGGATTATGTGGCCGTGGATCTGGATAATAACGGCTCTCCCGACATTGAACTGAAATTGGATACGCCGGTTGCCCAGAGGGGGCATAGTGTATCCTTTGAAATCGTCAGTGCCAAAGGGGATCACAGTACAGGGCATGAAATTGGTTTCCCCGGGGACAATACCGTTCATGCCCAGCCCACATCGGATCAGAATGCCACCTTTGTTACGGAACTGACCATTGGGGTGAACGATGAGATTGTGTTTGTGGAAACGCCGGATTCCACCTTGCCGGGAACCACAAGGACCGCCCAGCTGAATACCACAGGCTTCCCCGTGGTGTGGACGGATATGGATGCATTGGCACAGCACATCGAAACCCAGATGGAGGCTGCAGTGCCCGCCAGCACCGTTAATTATTCCGTTACCTATGATAAAGAGGAAAGCCGGTTTATTCTCCGTGAGGACGGCAGTTCCCTGGATGAGCTTCAGGTGCTCTGGGATCAGAATGCCAATACCAGAGCTGCGGCATCTACCCTTGGGTTTTATCAACAGACCGATACCTCAACCCAGCCGGCCAGCAATATCATGACCCAGATGAACATCACCCTGACCAATGATAATAATACCATTGCATTCAGGGAAACCAACGGGGTCGGCGTTCAGGGCGGGGCCCTGACGGTAAAGGTTCCCGAGGGGAATTACAAAACGGCTGCGGATCTGGAAACCGCCATTGAGACGGCCATGAACAATGAATCGGCTATCAGGGGCTACGGGGTTACCTATGACGCCGCCTATGACCCGGTGTCACACCGGTTTTCCATCCAGCGGGCAGGGGGGGCGGCGTTGAACGGCCTGGACATGTTGTGGAATTCCGCCGGGGTCACCTCCATGGCATCCACACTGGGATTTGATGCCGTTGACGATTCTGTAGCCGCGCCGCCTGCCAATGTCCACACCGGGGACAAGGATATGGTTCTGCTGACCTTCGATACCACCAATAATGCCGTGGATTTCCAGGAAATAGGCATTGACGGAAAGGTCTCCGATGAAATTCATATCCGGATACCCGAAGGGGAATACACGGATATGACCGACGTGGCAACTGAACTCCAGGCTGAATTGCGGAAAGCCTCGCCCAATAATGTGGACTATGTGGTTGAATACGATTATACGGCCGGACAATTTCAAATCAAAGGCAGCGATGAAAATATTAAGGGATTTAACCTGCTCTGGCTGAACGGTGGGAACTATGATGAAAACGCCCGGAATATGCTGGGATTTTTTGGTGATGCTTCCGTATCCGCCCCCCAAAGCGATGCTCCGGTGGTTAATATCAAAATCGACGGCACCAATAATATAATCGATTTTATGGAAATCAAAACCGGCAGCAGCGGGAAGAAGACCAGTATTCTGGCCGCTGAAATAGAACCGGGGTATTATACCAGCCACGAACGCCTGGCAAAGGAAGTGGAAAAAGCCATAGAGGCGGAGTCACGGTCCCACGGGCAGAACATCGACTACACGGTTACCTGGGACAGCGAAACCAAAAAGTTCACCATTAAGGAAAACGGCACTGAGCTGGATGAATTCCACCTCATGTGGAATTCCGGGGACCATGCCGCTGCTTCAGCTGGCGGGACCGGCGAGAGTGCTGCCGGGATTCTGGGATTTGATTCGGCCTCTGACGACATATATTCGCCCATGGAAAGCCAGCGGGAGGTGGAATGGGGGATTTTTACCACCCTCCTGGACATGAAACAATACTTGTCAGAAAATGACAGGGATGGTATTGAACGAACCATAGGACGGCTGGAAACCGATTATGACAGCATGACATCCAAGATTGTGGACTCGGGCATGAGGTTCAGCCGCCTTGATGTCAGGGATAATATCACCAATGAGGTCAAGCTGAGCCTGAACGAGCGCCGGTCAAACATCGAAGACGCCGATATGATTGAATCGGTGATGAAGCTCCAGGGCATTGAGACCGCATACAAGGCTGCCCTGTCTGCCACATCCAAAGTATTGAATATCAGCCTGGTGGATTACCTGAGATAG